A single region of the Etheostoma cragini isolate CJK2018 chromosome 3, CSU_Ecrag_1.0, whole genome shotgun sequence genome encodes:
- the prx gene encoding neuroblast differentiation-associated protein AHNAK isoform X3 — protein sequence MGTTEAKVDLQGPEIKGGKTEMPSIDISLPKGKSKGEVDIEGKGGKFKMPSCNIHLPKMKLSEGEVVLKGPEINGGKIEMPTVDISVPQGKEEGDLDIGGSEVKGGNFNMPSLDISLPKSKLLEGDMKLECPEIPNVDFSLPKANVEGNIELEGSDVSGDRFKMPAFDISFPKRKKKEGEVDIERPEVKGGTKFNMPSLSDISPPAMKSPSVDISIPKGKVEGDIETKGKREHFHIPSIDVSLPEIKSKRGDINIEGPEIKGGGIKMPTIDISTPQGSLEGDITVEGEGKEGKFSLPSVDITLPAVKYPEGDVNFQGPKVKGWKYEMPKVDLSLPKGKVQGDIDIDIRSGKDGNIEIPSYHTGLPKGKFKGPELKGGKIHMPDIDLSLPKGKMEKPTIDISLSKGKLAGDVDIDGHGGKGGKFHMPSLDISIPKIKAKGVEVKGDMSIPNIKSPEVDFSLEGPDVKGGKVNIPTVDISLPKGKVKGDINVEGPEVKGGTFKMPTNDVALPKVNLPEGDVKIKGPGIKGGKIEMPDIDLSLPKGKAKGEIDIGGHAGKGGKFHMPSVDISLPKLKAKGVDVSIEGPDLKGGKNNMPNIDLSLPKGNADLSIEGPEVKGGKFKMPKFDVSLPKMNLVEGSVKVEGPEMNTSGPEASGDLKMAGLKQDINPASLKVKGVDIETGGTEGPGASLKLPNVKLPTVDISAPRVDLDFGLTKPKGDDVEVELLKAEGGRPSSGGRFDLPDVSLKVPSLSLPRFGGKSKSGVLVISGPKGDVSLSAPHVEGEIRAPSVEFDGDGKVKVKKTKIKMPLFGVSKKHAEVSVSSPDVDVKVTKGEIGISKPEVNLGSPDDKSKYKVKFPKFKMSSPKGQLSEGEVDAKLEGNVEGKGGFHAPDVTVKLPKFSMAGFGSKEKELGKPSGYLESKAKVKMPSVELLLPAAKTPDNEVLLPKAEVDVSEADIRGYEGNLKIPKMPTIDVSIPKIDLDVSLPKVKHDAKVDEQGGKFKMPDIKIPDIDFSFPKGKTGEIDGGHIGVNAEGGKMKMSHMKMSDVDISLPKGKIEGPEMEIKGEGGKFKMPHFSMPSVDISLPKGKTEGPDIEMEGGTGGKFKMPHMKMPDVDISLPKGKIEGPEMEIKGQGGQFKMPHLSMPSVDISLPKGKIEGPEIEIEGGTGGKFKMPHMKMPSIDISLPKGKIEGPDVEIEGSTGGKLKMPHLKMPDVDISLPKGTIEGPDIEMEGGTGGKFKMPHAKMPKIDVSHPKGKIEVPDVEMEGGTGGKFKLPHWKMPDFYISLPKGKIEGPDTEIEGGTGGKFKMPKVDISLPKRKPSVEGPELDIGGHFKMPNVGISIPKGKESIDIPEEKMASDGGTIQLPHVNVPKVDISLPKGKSKAIEATAIEMEVTGGKFVGPHIKLPKEGVSVLKNKSGEGEINLSTAEAGGKVKVPQVPSLDLDIDVRLDKPKQDTEAHGEADLHVKGEHKALKLKMPTIDIKGPKGDLELDIGLNRGEGNKDRKKIELPDLDLNTTGTNSKVKGSKVKGTKFKIGMPKKKTGRDVTAEAKICKNCGDEEIGGKTKHRCMGKERFEYDVKLETHNGHKENKDRINIPVPEVTLPTKQGSAELGTGGEGSLSSSRGDSKVPRIPDIEFDITTSPDKYEDTTEKGKKIKIPKFGVALPSMSSPEGKINIFGPEIQYEGPKMPKVKKAVFVLVNPPQTGDHAACTGLQEKETTPGAEKEDVKVKMPKIKMKPSFGKPKDNAAALSFSPCKSGSFDVNLRGKGSTSSLNAEKDACPLKSSNGAKGTSSGKIKFPKVELTSPYGKMAAEGEDTEMSLKLGKDSSPGEVEGDTKGLQVQSGKMAVAGFSEELSKDVVSSRARTDMLDRDSSESPASFTMEFSSAKVQSWSKVESHSRESEERESSPWFKVPKFTLKPHSTGFLQITPEGSPQAQRKGEVGGEADVLGSFCLHTSGLDFTTQDVSEENQVCSTEDGTVTMVTKTTRITRHMVTSEAQTGESSATTTTTHQVSDFKH from the exons ATGGGAACAACCGAGGCTAAAGTTGACTTGCAAGGACCTGAGATTAAAGGAGGGAAAACAGAGATGCCATCAATAGATATTTCTCTACCAAAAGGTAAATCCAAGGGTGAGGTAGACATAGAGGGAAAGGGAGGCAAGTTCAAAATGCCTTCATGTAATATACATCTTCCAAAAATGAAGTTGTCTGAGGGAGAAGTTGTTTTGAAGGGACCTGAAATCAACGGTGGAAAGATTGAGATGCCTACTGTCGATATCTCTGTTCCCCAAGGAAAAGAAGAGGGAGATCTGGATATTGGTGGCAGTGAAGTGAAAGGAGGCAATTTCAACATGCCCTCTTTAGACATTTCTCTCCCAAAAAGTAAGCTACTTGAGGGAGACATGAAGCTAGAATGTCCTGAAATTCCAAATGTTGACTTTTCACTCCCCAAGGCAAATGTGGAGGGCAACATAGAGCTTGAGGGCAGTGATGTTAGCGGAGACAGGTTCAAGATGCCAGCTTTTGACATCTCATTcccaaagaggaaaaaaaaggagggagaggtTGATATTGAAAGACCTGAAGTCAAAGGAGGGACAAAGTTCAACATGCCATCactctctgacatctctcctcCCGCTATGAAATCACCCTCGGTTGATATCTCTATTCCAAAGGGAAAAGTAGAGGGTGACATAGAAACCAAAGGTAAAAGAGAACATTTTCATATTCCCTCAATTGATGTTTCTCTCcctgaaataaaatcaaaacgaGGTGACATCAACATTGAGGGACCAGAAATTAAAGGTGGTGGAATTAAAATGCCAACGATTGACATTTCAACCCCTCAAGGATCATTAGAAGGTGATATCACTGTCGAGGGTGAAGGAAAAGAAGGCAAGTTCAGCCTGCCGTCAGTAGACATCACCCTCCCTGCAGTAAAATACCCTGAAGGAGATGTGAATTTTCAAGGGCCGAAAGTTAAGGGTTGGAAATATGAAATGCCAAAAGTCGACCTCTCGCTTCCTAAAGGAAAAGTACAGGGAGACATTGATATCGACATTCGGTCTGGAAAAGATGGGAACATTGAAATACCATCCTATCATACAGGACTTCCTAAAGGAAAATTCAAAGGTCCTGAGCTTAAGGGAGGAAAAATCCACATGCCAGACATTGACTTGTCACTCCCCaaaggaaaaatggaaaagCCAACTATTGATATTTCACTTTCAAAAGGAAAACTAGCAGGAGATGTTGACATTGATGGGCATGGTGGTAAAGGAGGCAAGTTTCACATGCCTTCACTTGATATCTCTATTCCTAAAATCAAAGCAAAGGGAGTTGAAGTCAAAGGGGATATGTCAATCCCTAATATTAAGTCTCCAGAGGTAGATTTCAGCCTTGAGGGTCCTGATGTTAAAG GAGGAAAGGTCAACATACCAACTGTTGACATTTCACTTCCCAAAGGAAAAGTTAAGGGTGACATAAATGTTGAAG GTCCTGAAGTGAAGGGGGGtacatttaaaatgccaacaaatGATGTTGCATTGCCAAAAGTGAATCTCCCAGAGGgtgatgtcaaaataaaaggccCAGGCATCAAGGGAGGAAAGATTGAAATGCCAGACATTGACCTGTCACTACCCAAAGGAAAAGCAAAAGGAGAAATAGACATTGGCGGACATGCTGGAAAAGGAGGCAAGTTCCATATGCCCTCTGTTGATATTTCtcttccaaaattgaaagcAAAGGGAGTTGATGTCAGTATTGAAGGTCCTGACCTGAAGGGAGGAAAGAACAATATGCCAAACATTGACCTGTCACTCCCCAAAGGAAATGCTGATCTCAGTATTGAGGGTCCTGAGGTAAAAGGAGGCAAATTCAAAATGCCCAAATTTGATGTTTCACTTCCAAAGATGAACCTGGTGGAAGGCAGTGTCAAAGTGGAAGGCCCAGAGATGAACACCAGTGGCCCTGAAGCATCAGGAGATTTGAAGATGGCTGGTCTCAAACAAGATATTAATCCAGCCAGTTTAAAAGTTAAGGGTGTGGACATTGAGACAGGTGGTACAGAAGGCCCAGGTGCATCCCTCAAACTTCCCAATGTCAAATTACCAACAGTTGACATCTCAGCTCCAAGGGTGGATCTAGACTTTGGCCTCACCAAACCTAAAGGTGACGATGTGGAAGTGGAGCTCCTGAAAGCAGAGGGAGGCAGGCCTTCTTCAGGGGGGAGATTTGATCTACCTGATGTCTCCCTTAAAGTCCCAAGTTTATCTCTTCCCAGGTTTGGTGGAAAGTCCAAGAGTGGTGTTTTGGTGATATCTGGCCCCAAGGGGGATGTTTCCCTCAGTGCACCACATGTGGAAGGAGAGATTAGGGCACCATCAGTGGAGTTTGATGGGGATGGAAAggtcaaggtaaaaaaaactaaaatcaaaatgCCCTTATTTGGTGTATCCAAAAAGCATGCAGAAGTATCTGTGTCTTCTCCTGATGTGGatgttaaagtaacaaaaggGGAAATTGGCATTTCTAAGCCAGAAGTCAATCTTGGGAGCCCAGATGATAAATCAAAATACAAAGTGAAATttccaaagtttaaaatgtcatcaccAAAAGGTCAACTCTCAGAAGGAGAGGTTGATGCAAAACTAGAGGGAAATGTGGAAGGAAAAGGTGGCTTCCATGCACCTGACGTAACTGTCAAACTACCAAAATTCTCTATGGCAGGATTTGGCTCTAAAGAAAAAGAGTTAGGTAAGCCAAGTGGTTACCTTGAGTCTAAGGCCAAAGTTAAAATGCCCTCAGTTGAACTGTTGCTACCAGCAGCTAAAACACCAGATAATGAGGTTCTCCTCCCCAAAGCAGAGGTTGATGTCTCAGAGGCTGACATCAGAGGTTATGAGGGAAACCTCAAAATTCCCAAAATGCCAACAATTGATGTTTCCATTCCCAAAATAGACCTAGATGTGTCCCTGCCAAAAGTAAAGCATGATGCAAAGGTTGATGAACAAGGAGGAAAATTCAAGATGCCAGACATAAAGATACCTGACATTGACTTCTCCTTTCCTAAAGGTAAAACAGGTGAAATTGATGGAGGTCACATTGGAGTCAATGCAGAGGgaggaaaaatgaaaatgtctcaCATGAAAATGTCAGATGTTGACATCTCTCTACCTAAAGGAAAGATTGAAGGTCCAGAGATGGAGATCAAAGGAGAAGGTGGAAAATTCAAAATGCCACATTTCAGCATGCCCTCTGTTGATATTTCACTGCCAAAAGGAAAGACTGAGGGTCCAGACATTGAAATGGAGGGAGGCACTGGAGGAAAATTCAAA ATGCCTCACATGAAAATGCCAGATGTTGACATTTCTCTACCTAAAGGAAAGATTGAGGGTCCAGAGATGGAGATCAAAGGACAAGGTGGACAATTCAAGATGCCACATCTCAGCATGCCCTCTGTTGATATTTCCCTTCCAAAAGGAAAGATTGAAGGTCCAGAGATTGAAATTGAGGGAGGTACTGGAGGAAAATTCAAAATGCCTCACATGAAAATGCCCAGCATCGACATCTCTCTACCTAAAGGAAAGATTGAAGGTCCAGATGTTGAAATTGAGGGAAGTACTGGAGGAAAGTTGAAAATGCCTCACTTAAAAATGCCAGATGTTGACATCTCTCTGCCCAAAG GAACGATTGAGGGTCCAGACATTGAAATGGAGGGAG GTACCGGAGGGAAGTTCAAAATGCCTCACGCGAAAATGCCCAAAATTGATGTCTCTCATCCCAAAGGAAAGATTGAAGTTCCAGATGTCGAAATGGAGGGAGGTACAGGAGGAAAGTTCAAATTGCCTCATTGGAAAATGCCAGATTTTTACATCTCTCTGCCCAAAGGAAAGATTGAAGGCCCAGACACTGAAATAGAGGGAGGCACA GGAGGAAAGTTCAAGATGCCAAAAGTGGACATATCTCTTCCAAAACGAAAACCTTCAGTTGAAGGTCCAGAGTTAGATATTGGGGGACACTTTAAAATGCCTAATGTGGGCATATCTATCCctaaaggaaaagaaagtatTGACATACCAGAGGAGAAAATGGCATCAGATGGAGGAACCATCCAACTGCCACATGTCAATGTGCCCAAAGTTGATATTTCACTTCCTAAAGGTAAAAGTAAAGCTATTGAAGCAACTGCTATAGAGATGGAAGTCACAGGAGGAAAGTTCGTAGGCCCACATATTAAACTTCCAAAGGAAGGTGTATCAGTGCTAAAGAATAAATCAGGTGAAGGGGAGATCAACTTATCAACAGCTGAGGCAGGAGGGAAAGTTAAAGTGCCACAGGTCCCATCACTAGATCTGGACATCGATGTGAGACTTGATAAACCTAAACAAGACACAGAGGCTCATGGGGAAGCTGATTTACATGTTAAGGGAGAGCACAAAGCTCTGAAACTCAAGATGCCAACAATAGATATCAAAGGTCCAAAAGGAGACCTGGAACTTGATATAGGACTTAATAGAGGAGAGGGCAATAAGGACAGGAAAAAAATTGAACTTCCTGACTTGGACCTCAACACAACAGGAACCAACAGCAAAGTAAAGGGGTCTAAAGTCAAAGGAACAAAATTCAAGATTGGAatgccaaaaaagaaaactggcaGAGACGTAACAGCCGaagcaaaaatatgcaaaaactGTGGTGATGAAGAGATAGGTGGTAAAACCAAACATAGATGCATGGGAAAAGAAAGATTTGAATATGATGTTAAACTTGAAACTCACAACGGACATAAAGAGAACAAAGATCGTATTAACATCCCAGTGCCAGAGGTTACATTACCAACCAAACAAGGTTCAGCGGAATTAGGAACCGGGGGGGAGGGTAGCCTCTCGTCATCCAGAGGAGATAGTAAAGTCCCCCGGATTCCAGACATAGAGTTTGATATTACTACATCACCTGATAAATATGAGGACACAacagaaaaagggaagaaaatcaAAATCCCAAAGTTTGGTGTCGCATTACCCTCCATGTCCTCTCCTGAGGGGaaaataaatatctttgggCCAGAAATTCAGTATGAGGGCCCTAAAATGCCCAAAGTAAAGAAAGCTGTTTTTGTCTTGGTAAATCCTCCTCAAACAGGTGACCATGCTGCATGCACAGGCCTCCAAGAAAAGGAGACAACACCTGGGGCTGAAAAAGAGGATGTCAAAGTGAAGATGCCCAAAATCAAAATGAAGCCAAGCTTTGGGAAGCCCAAAGACAACGCAGCCGCTTTGTCATTTTCTCCTTGCAAATCAGGGTCGTTTGATGTCAATCTAAGGGGCAAAGGTTCCACTTCAAGTCTAAATGCTGAAAAAGATGCATGTCCTCTCAAGTCCTCCAATGGCGCAAAAGGGACTTCCAGTGGCAAAATTAAATTTCCAAAGGTGGAGTTAACCTCTCCATATGGCAAGATGGCTGCAGAGGGGGAGGACACTGAAATGAGTTTGAAACTGGGAAAGGATTCATCACCAGGAGAAGTGGAGGGAGACACTAAAGGGCTTCAAGTACAATCAGGCAAGATGGCCGTCGCTGGTTTTAGTGAGGAGCTCTCAAAGGATGTGGTGTCATCTCGTGCCAGAACAGATATGCTGGACAGAGACAGCTCAGAGTCCCCTGCTAGTTTTACCATGGAGTTCAGCTCAGCAAAGGTCCAATCTTGGAGCAAGGTCGAGAGCCACAGCAGAGAGTCTGAAGAAAGAGAGTCTTCCCCCTGGTTCAAGGTCCCAAAGTTCACCCTGAAGCCACACTCCACAG gctTCCTTCAGATAACCCCGGAGGGTTCTCCTCAGGCCCAGCGGAAGGGGGAGGTGGGAGGTGAGGCCGACGTGTTAGGGTCTTTCTGCCTCCACACCTCAGGGCTTGACTTCACCACCCAGGACGTCTCTGAAGAGAACCAAGTCTGCTCCACCGAGGATGGAACTGTCACTATGGTTACTAAGACCACCAGGATCACCCGGCACATGGTTACCAGCGAAGCGCAAACAGGTGAATCTTCAGCAACCACGACGACAACACACCAAGTGTCGGACTTCAAGCACTGA
- the prx gene encoding neuroblast differentiation-associated protein AHNAK isoform X11, whose translation MCECLRGIFRVTWTPSSNTDSDRDQEDSHVYSQTRDPAVKDKRRSPPSSRSPSAPQRNPHHSGSTDEQESPERVVQKEKLHAELKQVLSQKRSHLRESTCQLAQPEMDSEPTDKQTCVEDTSQSVEIVVEAEAGASGYSVTGGGQRGIFVKDVLKDSPAAKHLSLQEGDQLLSAKVYFDNVKYEDALKILQCAEPYKVSFQLKRSIPGVEVCLRPRVPSVEVKGPKAKTAKMSVKGSKVFKAKKKRGGRFGLKRLKEKRREEMVIEGTPPMMEMSDVDVEFSLPKFKQKRSMKVEAEGARGAEAVGKAKRRIRFPHLKTKGYTEEDAGGKVETGQLEGQLNISSPAIPGAKVKTKGKGNKFGITFPRTKHTKSSLASETGSVELKPPSVTIQQPSVEFNLSGDKKVDVEKGGVKRNAPDVEFALPSGKAEASLPAVKGKAEIKVPKIDIKGGVDAGAAVGRADVDIGKGDTKLRMPKLKLPKVRLSRHSDEIDGDIKVKAKGMKVPHANIIPSKVEIKGGGEINLPEANITKPKMEGDPIQMPSVDISLPKVKGKSDMDVSLPEYEGAGKTAIKMPAIDISVPDVDFKLDTKHRIPDEVEGKISMPKIDMSLPKMGSSNVDIEGLEGGGKYSLPSVDISPPKVKTEVGDVDMHYYVGGDGKFKMPEFDISLPKCMPLEGDVNIKGEGFKLPKVDLTLPKDKAGTTDIEGVEKFQLPSFDISLPKIKTGEVVVGIEGPEVKGGEMPTLDISLPKGKIEVPDVEMEGGTGGKFKLPHWKMPDFYISLPKGKIEGPDTEIEGGTGGKFKMPKVDISLPKRKPSVEGPELDIGGHFKMPNVGISIPKGKESIDIPEEKMASDGGTIQLPHVNVPKVDISLPKGKSKAIEATAIEMEVTGGKFVGPHIKLPKEGVSVLKNKSGEGEINLSTAEAGGKVKVPQVPSLDLDIDVRLDKPKQDTEAHGEADLHVKGEHKALKLKMPTIDIKGPKGDLELDIGLNRGEGNKDRKKIELPDLDLNTTGTNSKVKGSKVKGTKFKIGMPKKKTGRDVTAEAKICKNCGDEEIGGKTKHRCMGKERFEYDVKLETHNGHKENKDRINIPVPEVTLPTKQGSAELGTGGEGSLSSSRGDSKVPRIPDIEFDITTSPDKYEDTTEKGKKIKIPKFGVALPSMSSPEGKINIFGPEIQYEGPKMPKVKKAVFVLVNPPQTGDHAACTGLQEKETTPGAEKEDVKVKMPKIKMKPSFGKPKDNAAALSFSPCKSGSFDVNLRGKGSTSSLNAEKDACPLKSSNGAKGTSSGKIKFPKVELTSPYGKMAAEGEDTEMSLKLGKDSSPGEVEGDTKGLQVQSGKMAVAGFSEELSKDVVSSRARTDMLDRDSSESPASFTMEFSSAKVQSWSKVESHSRESEERESSPWFKVPKFTLKPHSTGFLQITPEGSPQAQRKGEVGGEADVLGSFCLHTSGLDFTTQDVSEENQVCSTEDGTVTMVTKTTRITRHMVTSEAQTGESSATTTTTHQVSDFKH comes from the exons tgtgtagaGGACACCTCCCAGTCCGTGGAAATCGTGGTGGAGGCGGAGGCTGGAGCCAGTGGCTACAGTGTGACTGGCGGAGGACAGCGAGGGATCTTTGTTAAAGACGTCCTCAAAGACTCACCAGCCGCCAAACATCTCAGTCTACAGGAAG GTGACCAGCTGCTGAGTGCCAAAGTCTATTTTGACAACGTGAAGTATGAAGACGCTCTGAAGATCCTTCAGTGTGCAGAGCCATACAAGGTCAGCTTCCAGCTGAAGAGGAGCATCCCCGGAGTCGAGGTCTGCCTGAGGCCTCGAGTTCCCAGTGTGGAGGTCAAAGGTCCCAAAGCCAAGACTGCCAAAATG agtgTGAAGGGCAGCAAGGTGTTCAAGGCCAAGAAGAAGAGAGGTGGTCGTTTTGGTCTGAAGAGGCTGAAGGAGAAACGCAGAGAGGAGATGGTGATCGAGGGAACGCCGCCCATGATGGAGATGAGTGACGTAGACGTGGAGTTTTCCCTCCCCAAatttaaacagaagaggagTATGAAGGTTGAAGCAGAAGGAGCCAGAGGAGCAGAAGCCGTGGGGAAGGCAAAGAGGAGGATCAG GTTTCCCCACCTGAAAACAAAAGGTTACACTGAAGAAGACGCAGGAGGAAAAGTGGAAACAGGACAGCTCGAGGGACAGCTGAATATCTCTTCACCTGCGATACCTGGAGCTAAAGTGAAAAccaaaggaaaaggaaacaaGTTTGGAATCACCTTTCCTAggaccaaacacacaaaatcaagCTTAGCATCggaaactggatctgtggagCTGAAGCCTCCAAGTGTGACCATTCAACAACCATCAGTGGAGTTCAATTTGTCTGGTGATAAAAAAGTAGACGTGGAGAAGGGAGGAGTTAAGCGTAACGCGCCTGATGTGGAGTTTGCTCTCCCTTCAGGAAAAGCTGAGGCATCTTTGCCCGCTGTGAagggaaaagcagaaattaaagTTCCTAAAATTGACATAAAAGGAGGAGTTGATGCAGGGGCAGCTGTTGGAAGAGCTGATGTAGACATAGGTAAAGGAGATACAAAGCTAAGAATGCCAAAGTTGAAACTGCCCAAAGTAAGACTCTCACGACATTCGGATGAGATAGATGGGGACATTAAGGTGAAAGCCAAAGGGATGAAGGTGCCTCACGCTAACATAATACCTTCAAAAGTGGAAATCAAAGGGGGTGGTGAGATTAATCTTCCTGAGGCAAATATCACCAAACCAAAGATGGAAGGTGATCCTATTCAAATGCCTTCTGTTGATATTTCTTTACCAAAAGTGAAAGGAAAGTCTGACATGGACGTCTCACTCCCGGAGTACGAAGGAGCTGGGAAGACAGCAATCAAAATGCCTGCGATTGACATCTCTGTGCctgatgttgattttaaattggaCACCAAACACAGAATTCCTGATGAGGTGGAGGGCAAAATCTCCATGCCAAAAATTGATATGTCATTGCCAAAGATGGGATCATCCAATGTGGACATTGAAGGTCTAGAAGGTGGAGGGAAATATAGTCTACCTTCTGTTGACATCTCTCCACCAAAGGTGAAAACAGAGGTTGGTGATGTGGATATGCACTATTATGTTGGTGGCGATGGGAAGTTCAAGATGCCTGAGTTTGACATATCCCTCCCAAAATGTATGCCACTAGAAGGAGATGTAAATATCAAAGGCGAAGGCTTCAAGTTACCCAAAGTAGACCTGACACTTCCCAAGGACAAAGCAGGAACGACTGATATTGAAGGAGTAGAAAAATTTCAGTTACCATCATTTGACATCTCTCTCCCTAAAATTAAGACAGGTGAGGTGGTGGTTGGCATTGAAGGCCCTGAAGTGAAAGGTGGTGAAATGCCAACACTTGATATTTCTCTGCCCAAAG GAAAGATTGAAGTTCCAGATGTCGAAATGGAGGGAGGTACAGGAGGAAAGTTCAAATTGCCTCATTGGAAAATGCCAGATTTTTACATCTCTCTGCCCAAAGGAAAGATTGAAGGCCCAGACACTGAAATAGAGGGAGGCACA GGAGGAAAGTTCAAGATGCCAAAAGTGGACATATCTCTTCCAAAACGAAAACCTTCAGTTGAAGGTCCAGAGTTAGATATTGGGGGACACTTTAAAATGCCTAATGTGGGCATATCTATCCctaaaggaaaagaaagtatTGACATACCAGAGGAGAAAATGGCATCAGATGGAGGAACCATCCAACTGCCACATGTCAATGTGCCCAAAGTTGATATTTCACTTCCTAAAGGTAAAAGTAAAGCTATTGAAGCAACTGCTATAGAGATGGAAGTCACAGGAGGAAAGTTCGTAGGCCCACATATTAAACTTCCAAAGGAAGGTGTATCAGTGCTAAAGAATAAATCAGGTGAAGGGGAGATCAACTTATCAACAGCTGAGGCAGGAGGGAAAGTTAAAGTGCCACAGGTCCCATCACTAGATCTGGACATCGATGTGAGACTTGATAAACCTAAACAAGACACAGAGGCTCATGGGGAAGCTGATTTACATGTTAAGGGAGAGCACAAAGCTCTGAAACTCAAGATGCCAACAATAGATATCAAAGGTCCAAAAGGAGACCTGGAACTTGATATAGGACTTAATAGAGGAGAGGGCAATAAGGACAGGAAAAAAATTGAACTTCCTGACTTGGACCTCAACACAACAGGAACCAACAGCAAAGTAAAGGGGTCTAAAGTCAAAGGAACAAAATTCAAGATTGGAatgccaaaaaagaaaactggcaGAGACGTAACAGCCGaagcaaaaatatgcaaaaactGTGGTGATGAAGAGATAGGTGGTAAAACCAAACATAGATGCATGGGAAAAGAAAGATTTGAATATGATGTTAAACTTGAAACTCACAACGGACATAAAGAGAACAAAGATCGTATTAACATCCCAGTGCCAGAGGTTACATTACCAACCAAACAAGGTTCAGCGGAATTAGGAACCGGGGGGGAGGGTAGCCTCTCGTCATCCAGAGGAGATAGTAAAGTCCCCCGGATTCCAGACATAGAGTTTGATATTACTACATCACCTGATAAATATGAGGACACAacagaaaaagggaagaaaatcaAAATCCCAAAGTTTGGTGTCGCATTACCCTCCATGTCCTCTCCTGAGGGGaaaataaatatctttgggCCAGAAATTCAGTATGAGGGCCCTAAAATGCCCAAAGTAAAGAAAGCTGTTTTTGTCTTGGTAAATCCTCCTCAAACAGGTGACCATGCTGCATGCACAGGCCTCCAAGAAAAGGAGACAACACCTGGGGCTGAAAAAGAGGATGTCAAAGTGAAGATGCCCAAAATCAAAATGAAGCCAAGCTTTGGGAAGCCCAAAGACAACGCAGCCGCTTTGTCATTTTCTCCTTGCAAATCAGGGTCGTTTGATGTCAATCTAAGGGGCAAAGGTTCCACTTCAAGTCTAAATGCTGAAAAAGATGCATGTCCTCTCAAGTCCTCCAATGGCGCAAAAGGGACTTCCAGTGGCAAAATTAAATTTCCAAAGGTGGAGTTAACCTCTCCATATGGCAAGATGGCTGCAGAGGGGGAGGACACTGAAATGAGTTTGAAACTGGGAAAGGATTCATCACCAGGAGAAGTGGAGGGAGACACTAAAGGGCTTCAAGTACAATCAGGCAAGATGGCCGTCGCTGGTTTTAGTGAGGAGCTCTCAAAGGATGTGGTGTCATCTCGTGCCAGAACAGATATGCTGGACAGAGACAGCTCAGAGTCCCCTGCTAGTTTTACCATGGAGTTCAGCTCAGCAAAGGTCCAATCTTGGAGCAAGGTCGAGAGCCACAGCAGAGAGTCTGAAGAAAGAGAGTCTTCCCCCTGGTTCAAGGTCCCAAAGTTCACCCTGAAGCCACACTCCACAG gctTCCTTCAGATAACCCCGGAGGGTTCTCCTCAGGCCCAGCGGAAGGGGGAGGTGGGAGGTGAGGCCGACGTGTTAGGGTCTTTCTGCCTCCACACCTCAGGGCTTGACTTCACCACCCAGGACGTCTCTGAAGAGAACCAAGTCTGCTCCACCGAGGATGGAACTGTCACTATGGTTACTAAGACCACCAGGATCACCCGGCACATGGTTACCAGCGAAGCGCAAACAGGTGAATCTTCAGCAACCACGACGACAACACACCAAGTGTCGGACTTCAAGCACTGA